The Aspergillus fumigatus Af293 chromosome 3, whole genome shotgun sequence region AAGTGTGTTGTAAACATGTGTTAAGAGGGCGAAAAAGGCAGGCCAATCGACAATCCGTCCGTTTTCGATAGGATAAATCGCGCCTTCATCCGATGTAACATCCTCTTCATAGAACACCTCCTGTGTAGTCTCCTGCACTGCTTCGCCATTGTTTTCATGCGGCTCTCCATTCTCCGGTTGGCCTCCGGTTTCCGTGGTCTGTGGCGTCTCATCCGTCACAGTGTCCGCTGCACCCTCGGGCGCAGAGGTTTCcgcatccttcatctccacGTCCTCCTTGGGCGCGTCGGAGCCATTGCTAGGTTTAACATCGCGTCGCTTTTCGTGAATCTTATATGGTTCATATtcgcccttcttctcgcCAGGGAACATGCGCGTGGGGAAGCGAAATCGTGCAGGAGTAAAGGACTCTGGAAGACCGAGCTGCGCCAGGGTCACTTGCGAACCTGGCGCAATTATCTAAAAAGGGACTGGGAGTTAGTGGGTTGCTGCCTTAGTGGCCATGAGCCAAGTGAATGTTGGGAGGTGGGGTAAGTGAGGTTTACCAGAATGTGTTCATCCTTAAAGGGCGGCATCCTGGGCAGTCCAGCGTGATGGAGCTTTGGGATTTGGGGATTTGTCGCAGTGAAGCCGACCGCGGTGTTGGAGCTTCTGCGATGGTCTCAACCAGGTCGGGCGGTCAGCCACTTTCGGTTAGGCGCCACTTGCCCCCATCATGGTACATTTTAGCATCAGAGGTATACGGCCTTCGTCAATTGATTTACAAACATTGACGCGATTAGGTCACGGTAATGCTGTTAGACGTATGTATCTATTGTCGTGCATTATGCTTTGTCGACAAAAGGAGTTCGAATGGACTGAATGAGGTGTTCTTGAGCTAAGAAAACTAGCcacctacggagtattatATATTGCGGGTACAGTTTACCTGGCATATTCTCATCTTTCCAGGATGTCTTTCGCCTCATTTATACAGCCACGAATTTCTAGAGACATAAGGAACACTGAAACTTAGGGAACAGGATCATATCGATCTCCGCAACCTTGGGGTtacgatgaagatggacaaATAGCCGTCTTCCAATGGGAATCTCATAAAGAGCAGAAGGGACTGAAGTAAGtaataaaaagaaaatgtCCATGTAAGTAGGTGTAAAAAAACAGACGACAATCGCAAACAAGCTAAGCATTTCCCAAGCCAAACCCTGGATAACCACCTAAACTCCGAACCTATTTCCCCCTTCAAAGCATGTGCATGTCATCAGTACGACGACAGAACCCAAAGCCGAAAGAACTCCAAAATGCATGAGTCTATCTTATCGACAAGACTGGGACAACCAGCACGGTATTTATTCGAGAAGCTCATTCGGGAGCCGCATTGTATTTTTCTGTGGCCGACCGAAACAACTCTTGCTGTTGTCGCAAcagttcctcctcggtcaaGCCACTTTGTTCCATCTtgctttgcttcttctctcgCGACTTTTATTCCTTAGCAAAAGTCGCCTTTTTCGAGAGATATTGCAGGATACAAACCTTCAGTTGCTCCTTATGTTCCTCTGCGACGGCAAGGACTTCAGGAATATAGTCACCGAATCCAAGATCACGTAGAGCCCGCTCCACATGCTCACAAGCGATTgttttctttgcttccttCTCGCTAATATCGTTGGCCTCCGAGGAAATCAAAGTAATGAATTCGACGCAGCATTCCATGAGCAAATCTCGCGCATCCTTGGAGAATGTTTGACCGGAGGACGGTGGCAGGATCTCTGTAATGATTTTTTGGACAGTCGCTGTGGGGAACAATGTAAGTTATATAGCATGGACGGGGCGAAAGAGTATTAAAGGCCATTAGGTGGTAATCGCTCCAAATGCGACAGAGGTATATACACGCTGGTTTCGGTCACATACCTTTGGGAAGCGACAGGTCGTCATTCGCTGCATGAGTGGGAGTGTCAGCCGGCCTGCAATAAATGGGTGGAACGAAGGTGCATACAGCTGAACTCTCTGTCAGACATGGTAAATGAGCAATTTATCGTCAGATGAAATCGAGGTTCATATGCTGCAAAGTTTCGCGAACTTTGAAGGTTATCTTGTGATACCAAGGCCGCGTGGGGCAGATGGTTCTTAGGCTTGATAAATACTCGATGAAATCCCACTACGCGTGGAGATTCTCGACATGGGCTAAAGAACAAAGGCAGAAATACACCGCCTTCAACCTTTATCTGCACTAATTTTTTCCCCCTGCaacctttttctctctcatcACACAACCACAAGCGAGTCAAACGTCTCCGAGTTTTTCAATGAACTGATCTTGAGTGTTACTCTTACTCATTACCGAAACAAGTAGAATTAACTGTCAAAGGTATGTTGGCTACGTTATTCAGAATTCTTGCAGTTCTACATGATGAACCTTGTTGTCGCCCCTATCATACCATTCTGTGGTGACGAACACTGTCCAAGCCAAACGGACCAACTGATTTGTCCTCTTATTTTCACTATTGCATTCAAAGTCTAAAGACTTCGTGACGTTTGCTAATACCTTGAAGTATATTTAGGCTGTAGCTGGTTTTTTTGGAAGTTGAACTGTGGTTCCTTTCCCCGAATTTCTTCATTCAGATGTTGGATGTTGATGTGATGAGGGCTGGTCTGAGTGTCTTTGCATGCATGTGCGCTTGTGTAATCTTATAGGTATGGTGcacttcttctctctgttttCTCTTCAATTTATATGATGAGTACCCTACATTCCATGCTAAGTATGAAGGTGCTCTGCATCTAATGCTTCTAAAATGTATTGCTTTTCATCTTTCGACTGATTATGATTACAAACTCCTGCCGTTTATTTCTATCTGCTCGTTGGTTCAGACATGTACTGACGGTCATATGTATAGGCCTCGATAGTAGATGAATATTTATGCTTGGAAGTCTTTCAGAGCTTCGTCATTCCATCTATTTAGTCGTTAGTTAGTGTTTAGTATGAATGAACAGATGACTTACGAGAGGAATTTTCCGCTAAGTGAAGCTGGAGCGTCAAGGACCAGCTTAGCCATCACATGGCCGGGTTGCTCGGGCTTGAGTAGCTTTCCATCCTTGTGGGCAGTTGTAAATTTGGAATGCATTTGTGGCTCAAGATTCGCAGCATGGTCTTCTCTCAACTCGCGCTGCATCTCAGTGTCAACCATTCCAGGCCGGATCGAGATGGTGGTAACGTCGGGTTCTTCTTCGCCCAAAGAAAGAGCGAGATGATTCATGGCAGCTTTGGTTGCGCCATAAAGAGCCCAGCCTCGATAGGCGGACACCGCAGCTCCAGAGGAGGTGAAAATAATCTTTCCCTTGGCCTCGCGAAGCGCCGGTAGACCAGCTTTGATCTATTATAGACGTCAATTAGTTCCTTTGCACTCGAGAACCAGCATCCAGTAACGGTCATGTCTTACAAACGCGACGAAGCTGATAAAATTTACGTCAAATCCGAGCTTCCACTGTTCGGGGTCTGCCTTGTCGATTTTGCCGACTTGTCCGAGGATTCCATGGTTGAGTACCAATCCATCAAGACGGCCAAAGGACTTTATAGCCAGGTCGACTGCCTTCTGGCCGAGAGAGAAATCTGCCAGGTCGCCGTTGAGCACCTCGACCTGCTTGTTGTACTGTTCCTTGAGTTTCTGGAGAGGTTCGACGCTGCGAGCAATCACGACGACATTGTGCGATTGTGGTGCTGTAAGAAGGTACTTTGCAATGGCCAGTCCGATGCCTGAGAGAGTTGTGGAATGCGAGTTAGCAAGGTGTATTTAAGGGGATGCTTGATAGATGGAAGTACCTCTTGAGGCGCCGGTGACAATGATGGTTTTGCTCGGCATTATTGTCTCCAAGTCTGTGGACGAAAAAGAGCAACGAATAAGAGCAAGTAAGACCGAGTTAGAGAGGTATACTAGAAGTCCAGAGGAATTCAAGTTGGACTTTCTGTTACTCTCAAAGATGAATGCGCAGAGCCAATCGTGTTGTAGGAATTAATGAAAAATATTGTTAACAGCATTGATGTAATTTCTGTAGTGAGGGGAATGCGGGGTTGTCAGCGAAGATATCACAGATTACTAAGGTCATACATTTCTATATGAATAGATTCTCTCAATTGCCCAAATTAAAGATGCTATGTGTTTTTAGGTGCAAATCTAAAATATAAAGCATACTTTTGTTCTTTGTTGGTGAAGTGCATGCTTGAAGCTATCTTTAGGATCGTGATTTATATGTTCAGAGTGACAAGAACGGCTGAAAGCTACGGCTTTGATTCTCGACTTCACGATCAGAATAGGGAGGTATGGAATCCCaaagcttctcttccaaaAATACACCTCTATTGCCCTACATTGTTCAAAGGCTGTGATTCTACATAACTATCAGGCCCTGTCGTAGTTCTACATAGGCTATAGACAGCCACATACAGGCGTAATTGATCTGGACATTCATTATACCTCGGAAAGGCAATATGTCCACTGTGATTCTTGGAGGAGGCATCATCGGATCTTCAATTGCCTACTATTTATCTGAAAATGGATCGTCCGACGAGATCCATATTGTTGAGGCATCGTCTCAGTTGTTCAGTGCTGCATCGGGCTATGCTGCAGGTTTCCTAGCCAAGGACTGGTTTACGCCAGCTCTTGCATCCCTGGGAGAACTCTCATTCAATCTGCATCAGTCGCTGGCGGATAAGAATGGAGGGAGACAGGAATGGGGATACATGAAAAGCACAGCACTGAGCCTGGACTTTTccaagaacaacaacaaaagaGGTGCTTCTGGAGACGACTGGCTGAGTACAGGAGCAAGtcgagcagaagcagctaccagctccagcagtCCTGTCCATGTGGAGGTACCCGCCTGGTtgacgaagcagaagaaaggGATCATCGAGAAAatcagtgatgatgacacTGTTGCTCAAGTGTTAGTAATGATTATTGCGAACTCTGCCACATGGCGAACTGACGGCATTTAGAGACCCATTGAGATTGGCAAGATTTCTTATGGAGAGCTCTTTGTCCCGTGGTGTCAAGTTGCACAACCCAGCTAAGGCCACTTCCGTCATTACAGATCAAGTCAGTGGATATATCACTGGGGTCAAAGTCATGAATCTGGATGCTCAGACTGAGTGCACACTTCCATGCGCGAATATAATCATCTGTGCTGGACCCTGGACACCGCAAGTCTATCATGAACTGTTCCCTTTATCTCGTCTTCCAATCCCAATCACCCCTTTGGCTGGATATTCGCTCGTTGTTCGTTCTCCTAGACACACACTCCAAGACGAGCGGGTAACATACGCCAACCGCAGTCATGCTGTGTTCACGACACACCCTGATTCATGCGGCTTCTGTCCCGAGATTTTTTCTCGTCAAGGCGGAGAGATCTACATAGCCGGTCTGAATGATAGGCATATacctcttccagctcaggCGGGGGACTCGTGCAAATTAATGGATCAGAATGAGATGAGACGACTGAAGAAGGTGGCGGTCCATCTGATGGGAGCACAAGAGGAAGGCAATGTAGAATCAACAGACGGCATTGCCAACAGGAATGACTTGGAGATTTTACGTGAAGGTCTATGCTTTCGACCTGTCTCCGCGCATGGAGTTCCCTTCGTCGCTCGAATTGACGATCATTTGCTGGGTGGGCCCAAAACTGGCTCTATAAATAGATGTGAGAATGGTATCACAAGGGGAGGAGTCTTTGTTGCGTCAGGTCATGGTCCTTGGGGAATCTCATTGTCACTGGGAACCGGGAAAGTGATTTCGCAAATGGTGGAGGGAGTTGAGCCTGATGTAGATGTGGGTGGGCTTGCTATAGTGTGAGGGAGTTAAGAATAGAGCTTAAGAATAAGACCTGACCTGAGAGATTAAATGTATGTACAGTGAAATGTCTGATCTACTCTGCATAGAACAACTTGCCCACAGTCCGTCCTCGGTGATCGAATGTAATAGTGGTGATGAAAGGCAGAAGGTGATTATGTGAAGTAATTACTAATTATGCACACGGAATATTTTTGTTCCAGTGTGGTAGCCTGAGGCCAGAAACTTTTAACAAGAGTTAGTCAGCATATCCGCCACGCGATCGAGCTCTCCAGAATCTTCAAGCTATGAGAAGGGACAATAGGCCTGACCTCCTGCGCTAGCACCATCTTActatttctttctctctcaTTACCTCCTGTCACTCTTCTTTGTCGTGTCCCTTGACAGTCATCTTTTCGCCTCCTGATCGTTCCTCCCAAATCAAGTGACCCCGGACTCTTTCTACTGTCGACTGATCACCATGGCCAACTATCTCGCCTCCATTTTCGGTACAGAGCAGGACAAGGTCAATTGCTCCTTTTACTACAAGATTGGCGCCTGCAGACACGGCGACAGATGCTCCCGCAAGCATGTCAAGCCATCATACTCCCAAACGATCCTGATGCCCAACATGTACCAGAACCCAGCCTACGACCCCAAGAACAAGATGAACCCCAGCCAGCTGCAAAACCACTTCGATGCATTCTATGAGGATGTGTGGTGTGAGATGTGCAAGTACGGCGAGTTGGAGGAATTGGTTGTCTgcgacaacaacaatgacCGTAAGTGCTATGTTGCAAATCAAGCTCTCGAGAGGACTATCGCTAACTGAGTCCATAATGCAGATCTCATCGGCAACGTCTACGCACGATTCAAGTATGAAGAAGACGCACAGGCTGCGTGCGATGCGCTCAATTCCCGCTGGTATGCAGCGCGGCCGATATATTGTGAGCTATCACCCGTCACAGATTTCCGAGAAGCGTGCTGCCGGTTAAATAGCGGCGAAGGATGTGTACGAGGCGGATTCTGCAATTTCATTCACCGGAAAGATCCCAGCCCTGAGCTCGACCGTGAGCTCCGCTTGAGCACCAAGAAGTGGCTCAAAGAACGAGGCCGGGACCCGAGAAGTGCTAGCCGGAGTCCTAGTCCAGAGCCTACCAGGAGGAGATATTAGTGGGGTTTCTTCCATGATTTCGTTTACATATTCGGCGTTGGGGAGATTGTGACATCTGTCATCTGTACCTTCTTGTTCGCTTAGCATGATATCAAAGCTAGCTCCTTCTAATTAGTAGCTATCATGATCATATTCATACTTTACGGCAGCTTTAGTGAACCTCAAGTATTGATAGTCAGATCCCCGTGCGGCGCAAGTAAAATGGCCCGTTAGTGCGAAACTCGATGCCATCTCTAAAATTGCCCATCTCGTCTTGGCATTCCATAGCGCGGGTCGCGTTGGACCGCGTCGCTGATGACTTTCCCCGCAAAAGGAAACCAAGCTCTAAGCGTTGTCCTAGAAAAAATTGAATGGCAGATTGGCCTCTTAACTTAGCGGAGGGCAACTGTCGCAAACAGCATAATGTCAAATAATTCTGGGGCGAATGGCTACAATGATAGTAACCGCGCCTTTCTCCAAGCGTTCATGGCCCGGTCGACCATGACGTTTGAGGAAGCCCGATCAGTTCTGGCAGCGATCTTTTCGGTGCACGGTACGTAGTCATATATGAAAGACACGAGGAACTTGCTAATCTGTGCGTGATGATAGAGGGCCAACCTGTCTCCCCTGATGATGTATCGCAAGAAGATCTCGACTCCTATATCAATGCTGCCAACGCCGCAATTTCTCCGTTCGACCTAGAAATCAGGAGCACGTTACGTCAGTTGCAGATCGATCACCACATAAACGAAACCACGCAAGCTGAACGAGTATATGCTCTTGTGAATACCACCAGTGATGCTCTCATGCAATTAGCTACCACCTACTCGGCAGACGAGATTGCCTTCATCAAGCGTGTTCTTGACGCAATCTTCGATACTTACAATACCCGACGATGTGAGGCTATGGTAGTCAGTGGTATACAGGCCATGCAGCTTGCTAAGGCTTCATCGGATTCAAGCCGACGGGAGTCCCAGGCTGCAACACAGCAAGTTCAGGGTGGAGCAGCACAGTCTTTGACCATGTCGCAGGCGGAGACGGTCTTGAAGcagctggtggaggagggctGGCTTGAGAAGAGCCGGAAGGGATATTACAGTTTGAGCCCGCGGGGGCTGATGGAGCTGCGTGGCTGGCTTATTGCTACATACAATGAGAACGATGAAGGGCGGAGAGTCGATAAGATCAAGTTCTGCGCAGCATGCAAGGATATTATCACGGTGGTGAGTCTGCAGACTACCCTCCTTTTGCTTAGCATGGAAAACTGACGTTTCGAAAGGGTCAACGTTGCGGCAACCGCGACTGCTCGGGCCGGCTTCACGATATGTGCACTCACAATTTCTTCCGTATGCGTCAGGCTGAACAGTGTCCTGTGTGCAAGGCTCCTTGGCCTGGTGACAAATTCGTTGGTGAAAGAGCTATTACCAATACGGAAGCATCCATGcaaggccgaagaagaagtacTAACACCGAGCGCGAAAGTGGTGCCGGCAGCAGCACACAAGTCGCGAGCCAGGTTACCAATCGAGACAATGAGAGTGACTGAGAATGGCATACACGGAGAAAGATTAAGTTCGTTCGAGGATCCAAATCACCACTGTGCAACTGTCGATATTCGAATTGGAAAAGCACAGCATACGGCACGCCAAGGGCGTACATGGCTAGCGTCCATGAACTGCTGTAAATCTCGTCTGCAGCTTAACGACATCGGTGCCTCGACGTAGTACAGGGAGAAGAGTATTGTCCGGCCGATAATCTTTCGAGAAGCGAACCTGACTACTTTTGGCCGAATAATACCCTCTTCCTCGGAGCGGGTTACAATGAGCACCGAGCAGCTAGAGGGGACATCCATTTCCGGGGAACTATACGGGCTCGTCGGCTGCGAGTAACAAGCTTGCGTTGCTGGGCCATCGCGTAACCGAAGAGTGACTAAAGCTCACCTTCATGCGGCTTAGTTACTTGATTGAGCTCGCTTCAAAGGAGCAATATGCGGACTATCGGGCGGAAACTCCGCTAGGATACCGGGTATCATCCTCAATAAGAATGCCTTTGGCAAGCGGCTTATACATTCAGATGAATCTTTTGTCCACACAAGGAAATCTCCAGTCACTCCTATTCAAGGACCGCCAATGAGAGTTGAgaacaatgaagatgaagttcttCGACCGGGCTCGGCATTTTATCTCCAGGTGAATACAATATGAGTATCATTGCCAGACGTAGTTAGATCTCAACATGTTCTTAGAAAATATGAAAGAAACAAAGCCTGATGTCATTCACAATGCTGGCTTGACGGCGTATATCTGGAAGGAGCCTAGGAACTGGGTTAGCCACGGCCCACGACGGGAGGCCTCATCGAGTACAAGCTCACCAGCCCATTCATTACAGTCATAGTCTCGAATTTTGTCATTACTCTGAAGGTCGGAGCAGGACATGCCACAACAGGCAGACTTCTCTTGTGGCATATCTTTGTAGATGTTGAGGTCTGCCTTAGTGTCCACAATCATTATGTCTGCGCATAGAATCAGCATCTTCCGGTCAGTCGCAAGTGGGTTGGTTGACGTACCGCCAAACCCGGCGTCCTTCAGATACGCATGGTATTGCTGGGCCTGACTTGCACCAGCGATGCAGCCAACATACAGCGCCAAATCGTTCGCGATTTCGGGTGGCAGCTCCCGCCGAGCAAGGATGTCACTGATCGCAACTCGACCTCCAGGTTTCAAAAGCCGGAACATCTCATGAAAGACAAGGCTCTTCTGCTCTTTTGGCACGAGATTGACGACACAGTTGCTGATGATGCAGTCAGCTGTCGAATCCTCGAGTGGGATAGCAGTGATGAATCCCTCGACAAAGGAAGCGTTGGTGATGCCTGCTTTTTCGACGTTTTCGTGGGCGAGAGCCAGCATTTTCTGGTAGATTGGAAGTAAGTCACTCGCCGGAAGCGTATAATCCGCTCTGTAGACGTGAATACTCACTTTGGTCATGTCGACTCCGATAGCCTTTCCCTTTGGACCGACTTTGCGCgcagcgaggatgacatCGATGCCGCCGCCACTTCCT contains the following coding sequences:
- the nctB gene encoding negative cofactor 2 transcription regulator complex subunit NCB2; the protein is MSDREFSSNDDLSLPKATVQKIITEILPPSSGQTFSKDARDLLMECCVEFITLISSEANDISEKEAKKTIACEHVERALRDLGFGDYIPEVLAVAEEHKEQLKSREKKQSKMEQSGLTEEELLRQQQELFRSATEKYNAAPE
- a CDS encoding zinc finger CCCH domain-containing RNA-binding protein, giving the protein MANYLASIFGTEQDKVNCSFYYKIGACRHGDRCSRKHVKPSYSQTILMPNMYQNPAYDPKNKMNPSQLQNHFDAFYEDVWCEMCKYGELEELVVCDNNNDHLIGNVYARFKYEEDAQAACDALNSRWYAARPIYCELSPVTDFREACCRLNSGEGCVRGGFCNFIHRKDPSPELDRELRLSTKKWLKERGRDPRSASRSPSPEPTRRRY
- a CDS encoding non-structural maintenance of chromosomes element 1 family protein is translated as MSNNSGANGYNDSNRAFLQAFMARSTMTFEEARSVLAAIFSVHEGQPVSPDDVSQEDLDSYINAANAAISPFDLEIRSTLRQLQIDHHINETTQAERVYALVNTTSDALMQLATTYSADEIAFIKRVLDAIFDTYNTRRCEAMVVSGIQAMQLAKASSDSSRRESQAATQQVQGGAAQSLTMSQAETVLKQLVEEGWLEKSRKGYYSLSPRGLMELRGWLIATYNENDEGRRVDKIKFCAACKDIITVGQRCGNRDCSGRLHDMCTHNFFRMRQAEQCPVCKAPWPGDKFVGERAITNTEASMQGRRRSTNTERESGAGSSTQVASQVTNRDNESD
- a CDS encoding SDR family oxidoreductase gives rise to the protein MPSKTIIVTGASRGIGLAIAKYLLTAPQSHNVVVIARSVEPLQKLKEQYNKQVEVLNGDLADFSLGQKAVDLAIKSFGRLDGLVLNHGILGQVGKIDKADPEQWKLGFDVNFISFVAFIKAGLPALREAKGKIIFTSSGAAVSAYRGWALYGATKAAMNHLALSLGEEEPDVTTISIRPGMVDTEMQRELREDHAANLEPQMHSKFTTAHKDGKLLKPEQPGHVMAKLVLDAPASLSGKFLSWNDEALKDFQA
- a CDS encoding NAD(P)/FAD-dependent oxidoreductase, whose amino-acid sequence is MSTVILGGGIIGSSIAYYLSENGSSDEIHIVEASSQLFSAASGYAAGFLAKDWFTPALASLGELSFNLHQSLADKNGGRQEWGYMKSTALSLDFSKNNNKRGASGDDWLSTGASRAEAATSSSSPVHVEVPAWLTKQKKGIIEKISDDDTVAQVDPLRLARFLMESSLSRGVKLHNPAKATSVITDQVSGYITGVKVMNLDAQTECTLPCANIIICAGPWTPQVYHELFPLSRLPIPITPLAGYSLVVRSPRHTLQDERVTYANRSHAVFTTHPDSCGFCPEIFSRQGGEIYIAGLNDRHIPLPAQAGDSCKLMDQNEMRRLKKVAVHLMGAQEEGNVESTDGIANRNDLEILREGLCFRPVSAHGVPFVARIDDHLLGGPKTGSINRCENGITRGGVFVASGHGPWGISLSLGTGKVISQMVEGVEPDVDVGGLAIV